Within the Syngnathus scovelli strain Florida chromosome 6, RoL_Ssco_1.2, whole genome shotgun sequence genome, the region TGTTTTTTTAAGGGgacaaatgaaatgtaaaacaaaacaaaaaaaatgggggtGAAATGATGATGAGGCGCATGCGGGACAAGGTGAGGAAATTAACCGACTTACGCGCTGTACATTTTGGAGGAGAAGCTGGGCGAGAGTGCCGCAAAGTCACCGACGCCGTCTGGCGTCTCTGCTAGCGGCAACACGGGGCTCGAAAAGTCGCCCGTGTCGGGGGCGGCCTCGCTGTTGGCGTACAGGAGCTCCATTTGAGTGGTGGTGCGCCGGCGAGCCTGCAAACAAAcggaatattattattttatttttttaaaataagtggctaaaacaaaaaaaaacatactagaTTGAAAAATACCTTATTCCGAGTCTTGGTCTCGCCGCAGAACTTCATAAGATCCGGCACAGTGCTGAAAAGACAACGCACACAGTTCGATTCATACGCTATCAACTTGTTAATCGTCGTAGAAACAGAACCAAACGTACTTTCCGTCTGCTGACGGGCTGGTGGCCGACTCGTCGCTGCTGCTGTCGTCGCCGTTTTCTGTGGATAAAGAAACTGCTGTCAAGAAACGcattcagaaaaataaaaaaaaatctcaacacattcaaagtggaacctccaaagtggAACTACATTATTATTGGTTCAAAGGAATATAAAGTGAATATATCTGTTCTTTAGTATAAtcactactaaaaaaaaaaaaaaaatgacccaaaggactataaaaatgaattataatcacatttttttaaatagttggaCTTTAGAGGTTCCGCTGTCGGTTGTAGCTAAGGAGAATGGATTTTGAGAAGGTGAAGGAGAGCGGCAGATGATGGGAGGCGATGTCAGCACAGCGCCATGCCGCTTCGACTGGAACACCTTCTTCACTGAGCTCGGCccgaaaaagagaaagtgagggaggggtgggggctgAAGGAATCGTTAGTTCGGGGCTCCTGGTTGACCTACAGGTCATGTGATCCACGTAttcttcctgtgtgtgtgtgtgagtgggggCGTTAGCAGGGTGCTAAAGCGTGGAGGCTGCAGCGGGGTGATGAGCTGGTGGGAAGGAGAGGAGAAAGAAAATGGCACCTCATGCAACCTGCTCAAGTTAGTTCCATACAATGCATGCGCTCAGCCGCTGGTAAAAAGCAGACTCCGATGATGTCGTTCCACTTACCGGCTGCCACGTTACCTAGCTCTGTAAGAACACCACAACACAAAAAGAACCGTGTGGaaacacaaaatacaaaaaaaaaaaaaaaacagacaaatgaATAACCGTAGTTGAGGGGGGGAAAGGGAAAGTGAAGGAAGTAAAGACATTTTAGGAGGTAACCTGCTGAACACTCGCCATTTCTACTCATAATTCATCGTTTATTTGAGTCCGCAATCTGCTCCAAGGATCCAAATAAAATAGTTTGTGTTCAGCAGCAGGCCGTGGGGAATTGAACACATCATGCAACAAACCCTGATGCTAATTGCTAACGCAAGACCACTTCAAAAATGTCGGCGTCTACCTTGCAGGGCGTTGCCCAGCAGGGCGTCCAGCTCCGGGTTGAACTCGGCCTTCTCCTTCAGCATGTGGAAGAGCAGCTGGTTCTGAGTGGCGCTGGTGATCTCCGTCTGTTTCAAGCGGCCCTCCATCACTTTCACCTGGGACTCCTTCTGGGCCGCCTGCAGACCCTTGACACGACCAAACGCGGAGGTTAACATCTATTCTTAAGTCTGGGGGGAATAAGAAGTGCTAGCTGGCTAAGTGGCTAACAAGCTAAGTGGTTGTCTTGTCCTGCTGTGGATACCTTGTTGATAGCCATGGACATAAAGTGATCCAGCAGGAAACGAGCCTCCACCAGAGTGCAGGAACCGATCACAGCAGAGACGTCCACGGTGTCGACTTCCTCCTGGAGCCCAACACAAAGCTTGATGACAACACATCCCCAACATCTCGTCATCCGATGTCCCCACCTTGGTCTCCTCGATCTGCATGATGTTGGCCTGACAGTCGGCGATGCTGTCGTTGATGTAGTCAATGTTGGCAGCCAGCGCGTCCACTTCCTCGTTGAGCGGCACCACCGCCTTCTCCGCTTCGGAGTCTTCCCTGGCCAGCCGCTCTCGCTTTTTCACCACCTTCTCCTTACGCTTGGTCAGCTCCTCGCGTTGCTATGGAAACGAGACCATTGACTACGGGCGAACCGGGCGCCGACATTTTGTTGGTGGCTAGCTCGCACGTAAATCTACCTTGAGGAGGCGGTTCATGTCGTTCTCcatgttggagatggtcatcctTTGCATGATGACGTCCGAGATGCGTCGCTCCAGTGACTGCCACTTGTTGCGGGCCATCCGGGTGGAGTAAAGTCCACCCACCCGCCTGGGAGAGGACCTGCGCACGAGAGGAATGCAAATATTTACTTTCGTGTGATTCCCAAGGATGACACAAGGCATTTGATGCCATGCTCCGCCCACAAGCAACTGGAGTCGTACCTGGTACCGTTGGGAGCACCGAGTCCAGAATACGTGCGTCCAGAGGGCGGACGGTGGGACAAGTCCTGGTTGGCATCTGACAGATTGATCTTACGAATGACCTTTCCCGAGGTGGGCCTGGCCTGCCTCCTCAGAGCCGTCACCTGGCCACACAGACGGAGGACGcttgaacacaaaaaaaaaagaaagagcgcCCCCTAGAGGCTAAAACCCACCTCCTCTGTCTTCCTCCTGAGGATGAGCTCCTGCTGCCTCCTCTGAGCCTCCAGTAGCTTCAATTGATGCTGAGAAGACGAAAAACAAGGTGATGAATGTCCATCAACGGTTCATCCAATGAGAGGACGAGGACCATTCGCTGACCTCTTGTTTACGCTGGTCCTTCTTCAAGGAGGCAATCTCCCGGTTTCGGCGGGACTCGTTCATgcggttcttctcctgctgctcCTTCATCTGCTTCATGAGTCGAACCTGAACGCAACACATACCGagatccaaatgtttttttctttggctATCATGGAAATTGTCTGGCTGTGACGGTTCCAGCCTTTTGCCGTTACCTTGGTCTTCTTCATTTCAGACACGTCCATCTGGAGCTTGCGTAGCTGCTTCTCGTACTGCGACTGGTTTCTGAGCAGGCGGGCGTGTTCCTTCTGGGCCGACTGTAGCTTCTGCAGCTCCTTGTTCATCACGCTCAGCTTCCTCTCATACTCCGTCTTGATTTTGCGGGCCTTGTCCTCCGTGCCGCTTTCCACCGAGTCTGAAGAAGATGCACACAGTCAGAAGTGGGAATCAAAAACTGGTTCTGGTAGAACAGGAGCTTACTCATGTTCTGGAGGACCCGATCCCGCTCCAGCTGCGTGTCCTTAATCTTGCACTGCAGCATCATCAGCTTTTGCTCGTACTGCTGCTTGAGCGTGTGCAGACGGCGCTGGCTGTTCTCCAGCTCGTCGATCAGCTTCTGCTTGATGGCGATCTCGCACGTGATGTTGGCCAGGTCGGCCTGGAAGTTCTCTGAGGACCACCCATAGAAAAATGTAAGCACTGATCTATGCGTACTCGACGctacttgttgacgttcagatcGCTCACACCTTTCTCGTCCGACTCCGAGTCGGAATCGTCCGAGCTGTCCTCCACCTCCATgtcctcgtcctcctcttcatcctcctcgtctccttcaTCGTGCTCGCTGCCGTCCTATTGAGTAGTGTAAATTGCAGAGTATGAAGATTTGGAGTTGTACTGAAGGCATCAAAGCAAATAATTGCGTTTTAAATAATCATACTTTATTGAACACaaagacaaattaaaaaaaaatcccagtttgtgtgtgtgtggagcgaCTCACCAGATCCGCTTCATCGCCGGCTCGCTCGACGTTGTTCTCCTTGTCGCTGCTCTTCTCCTGCTCGTTGTCGGGATTGTCCTCCTTGCTTATGCTGAAATATAGAAACATATGCCCTTATtattattgggaaaaaaaaccaaacaaactATTTGTTATAATAAATAGGATAATCATTGTATTTTTAGCATAGTGTTAAACCATGAAAATAAAAGAGGGACTacacactgcaaaaaaaaaaaaaaaaaggataaagaTTGAAGCCATTTTGGTTGCATTTCAACCAGCTTTagcaacacaaaattgaataaaaatatattttttagatgaCAAACACAAGAAGCGTTGATGGGCAAACTACAAGCAAGACCGGGACTTGTGTTCGAGGATGAGTCGAAAAGTGAGGAGCAGGAGGGCGGAAGCCAACAAACCTGACGGCaacctcctcctccagctcctcctccctcctctctCGCTCCTCCAACAGCTGCTGTAGTCTTCGGAGGGAGGGAGTAAAAGTTTAAACGAGAAGTGAAGAGAGATGAGGAGAGGAAGGAAGAGTGAGAGAAAGATCCAGCTTTTTGGAAGAATGCGATTCATTCTCACAGCGTCGTGTCAGTGAACACCTTTAACCCAAATTGAAGTCGATTTCAACATTCGCTCTTTCCtcaccttttcttctttttcttctctcgCTTCTTCAGCTTCTCCAGGTCCTTCTTGGCCATCTCGATGATGTCGGACGTCTCTTTCTCGGGGGCGGAGGAGGACGTAAAAGAGCCGGGCCCGCCGTAGAAGGCTTGGCGGCTGGAGGCGCGAGTTAGGTTCTTGCGCAGGTTCTCGTTCACCGCCTCGCTCTCCAGGAGCTTGGCTCTGAGGACCACGACAATACGTAAGCAAGAtgtattgaatgaatgaatttattaaaaaaaatccacattgaTGAGACAAATATTACAGGATTACTAGACAGCATCGGTGTTTACCTGAGGTCTTCGATTTCTTTGATGTAACTCTGAATCATGTTGCCAATTTCTTCTGTGCCTCCTTCACCTGAACAACAAAGAAAGACGGTGAATTTCTCAATAAAcggaaacataaaaaaaaattccacatgAAATGGAAAATAACGGCACTGTGGTTGTTTCTAGAAAAACCTGAAGGTTTCTATTTTTGGTGGTGCTTACCCGCCCTGGCGAGGGCCTGGTTGGCCTGGTCGCTGAGCAGCTGCGTGAGTCGCGCCCGCTGGACGTCGATGGTCTCCTGCATGGCCTTCACCCTCACGCGCAGGTTGCCGTTCTCCGTCTGCAGCATGGCGTTCTCGTGGAACATGTCGCTGAAGCTCTCCACGCCATCCTCGCCCGCCAAGCGTTTACCCTGCAGTCAGAACTTTTTAAGAGGACGGGTCATTGTGCTGACCCGTGAAAAGCGAAATGGAAACACCCGCGCACCGTTTTGTATTCCATGAGTTCCATCTGCAGTCTGGCGATCTCCGTCCTGAGCGCGCTGATCTGCTGGCTGGCTTTGTCCTGGTTGACTACCACTTTGTTTTTGATGTTGCGGGCGCGGTTGGCGTACTTGAGCGTGTTGAGAGTCTCCATGAAGTCGCGGTCCGATGGGCTGATGCACGCGATCATCACGGTTTGGCTGAGACAAACAACGATACTTCTTTAGTCTCCTTTTATGGTGGAAAGGCAAATTGTGTTTCGCCACTGACCTATTTCCTCCCAAGGAGTCTTGCAGAAGTCGGGTCAGTTTGGAATCTCGGTAAGGCACGTGCGAGGACCGCTTGCTGCGGTCGCCCAAAGCACTGATAACGTTCCCCAGGGCCAGCtttgaataacaaaaaaaaaaaagaatgaaataaGCAACTCTTTTAAAAGGCGCACTCCTGTGTTTCCGTGGCGTCCACCAGATGGCAGTGCAACACAATGTTGACTCACCAGTCCACAGTTGATGGAGATGCCCTCTTTGGCTCGGTCTCCCGTGGCGCCCGTCCTCTTGAGCCTCTCGGAGCCGGCCAGGTCCACAAAGTGGAATTTGGCACTCAGCGTCTCGTACTCGTCCATGTCTCCGTTGCCGTTGGAGACCCGATtgtcgccgccgtcgccgccgccgtctTCCTGCTGCAAAGACCAAGATGAATTTACTCAAagagcaattaaaaaaagaaaaaaaaaattaaataaaaatgtgaattaatttgtatttttaaatggaAAAAGTAAGACAAAACGTCAGCGTGACTCACATTGTTGGGGGAGGCACAGACTCTAACTTGGCACAGGTGGATGGTGAAGATGGCGTGAGagcgggagctctggacattcaTCTGCGTGCTGGCGGTCGTGCGAGACAGAGCGCCCAGCTTCAGGCACTGCATCATCTGAAGCAGCCGGGACAAATATCAGTGGCCGTCGTGGGAA harbors:
- the kif21a gene encoding kinesin-like protein KIF21A isoform X4; its protein translation is MTSGQDESSVRVALRIRPQLAREKIEGCHICTYVMPGEPQVILGKDKSFTYDYVFDMDSQQDAIYQTCTEKLIEGCFEGYNATVFAYGQTGSGKTYTMGTGFDVNIMDDELGIIPRAVHHLYRGIEQRRQAAQEQGSPAPEFKINAQFLELYNEEVLDLFDSVRDGKQKSHIKIHEDANGGIYTVGVTTRTVSSEAEMMQCLKLGALSRTTASTQMNVQSSRSHAIFTIHLCQVRVCASPNNQEDGGGDGGDNRVSNGNGDMDEYETLSAKFHFVDLAGSERLKRTGATGDRAKEGISINCGLLALGNVISALGDRSKRSSHVPYRDSKLTRLLQDSLGGNSQTVMIACISPSDRDFMETLNTLKYANRARNIKNKVVVNQDKASQQISALRTEIARLQMELMEYKTGKRLAGEDGVESFSDMFHENAMLQTENGNLRVRVKAMQETIDVQRARLTQLLSDQANQALARAGEGGTEEIGNMIQSYIKEIEDLRAKLLESEAVNENLRKNLTRASSRQAFYGGPGSFTSSSAPEKETSDIIEMAKKDLEKLKKREKKKKKRLQQLLEERERREEELEEEVAVSISKEDNPDNEQEKSSDKENNVERAGDEADLDGSEHDEGDEEDEEEDEDMEVEDSSDDSDSESDEKENFQADLANITCEIAIKQKLIDELENSQRRLHTLKQQYEQKLMMLQCKIKDTQLERDRVLQNMNSVESGTEDKARKIKTEYERKLSVMNKELQKLQSAQKEHARLLRNQSQYEKQLRKLQMDVSEMKKTKVRLMKQMKEQQEKNRMNESRRNREIASLKKDQRKQEHQLKLLEAQRRQQELILRRKTEEVTALRRQARPTSGKVIRKINLSDANQDLSHRPPSGRTYSGLGAPNGTRSSPRRVGGLYSTRMARNKWQSLERRISDVIMQRMTISNMENDMNRLLKQREELTKRKEKVVKKRERLAREDSEAEKAVVPLNEEVDALAANIDYINDSIADCQANIMQIEETKEEVDTVDVSAVIGSCTLVEARFLLDHFMSMAINKGLQAAQKESQVKVMEGRLKQTEITSATQNQLLFHMLKEKAEFNPELDALLGNALQELGNVAAENGDDSSSDESATSPSADGNTVPDLMKFCGETKTRNKARRRTTTQMELLYANSEAAPDTGDFSSPVLPLAETPDGVGDFAALSPSFSSKMYSAGVIHPVTSSKSRSTSLLQCVHVAEGHSKAVLCVDCTDDLLFTGSKDRSCKVWNLVTGQEIMSLAGHPNNVVSVRYSSSLVFSVSTSYIKVWDIRDSAKCIRTLCSSGQINLGDVCASNTSRTVTIPAGENLINQIALNPNGTVLYAAAGNSVRVWDLRRFASTGKLTGHQGPVMCLTVDHSGNNQDLVITGSKDHYVKLFDVTEGSLGSISPTHNFEPPHYDGIESLVIQGDFFFSGSRDNGIKKWDLDRKDLLQQVPNAHRDWVCALGLVPGSPALLSGCRGGVLKLWHTDTLAGLGELKGHDSPINGIATNASHLFTASDDRTVKIWRARSGGLDGTFEAVDNAADEVASN
- the kif21a gene encoding kinesin-like protein KIF21A isoform X1; the encoded protein is MTSGQDESSVRVALRIRPQLAREKIEGCHICTYVMPGEPQVILGKDKSFTYDYVFDMDSQQDAIYQTCTEKLIEGCFEGYNATVFAYGQTGSGKTYTMGTGFDVNIMDDELGIIPRAVHHLYRGIEQRRQAAQEQGSPAPEFKINAQFLELYNEEVLDLFDSVRDGKQKSHIKIHEDANGGIYTVGVTTRTVSSEAEMMQCLKLGALSRTTASTQMNVQSSRSHAIFTIHLCQVRVCASPNNQEDGGGDGGDNRVSNGNGDMDEYETLSAKFHFVDLAGSERLKRTGATGDRAKEGISINCGLLALGNVISALGDRSKRSSHVPYRDSKLTRLLQDSLGGNSQTVMIACISPSDRDFMETLNTLKYANRARNIKNKVVVNQDKASQQISALRTEIARLQMELMEYKTGKRLAGEDGVESFSDMFHENAMLQTENGNLRVRVKAMQETIDVQRARLTQLLSDQANQALARAGEGGTEEIGNMIQSYIKEIEDLRAKLLESEAVNENLRKNLTRASSRQAFYGGPGSFTSSSAPEKETSDIIEMAKKDLEKLKKREKKKKKRLQQLLEERERREEELEEEVAVSISKEDNPDNEQEKSSDKENNVERAGDEADLDGSEHDEGDEEDEEEDEDMEVEDSSDDSDSESDEKENFQADLANITCEIAIKQKLIDELENSQRRLHTLKQQYEQKLMMLQCKIKDTQLERDRVLQNMNSVESGTEDKARKIKTEYERKLSVMNKELQKLQSAQKEHARLLRNQSQYEKQLRKLQMDVSEMKKTKVRLMKQMKEQQEKNRMNESRRNREIASLKKDQRKQEHQLKLLEAQRRQQELILRRKTEEVTALRRQARPTSGKVIRKINLSDANQDLSHRPPSGRTYSGLGAPNGTRSSPRRVGGLYSTRMARNKWQSLERRISDVIMQRMTISNMENDMNRLLKQREELTKRKEKVVKKRERLAREDSEAEKAVVPLNEEVDALAANIDYINDSIADCQANIMQIEETKEEVDTVDVSAVIGSCTLVEARFLLDHFMSMAINKGLQAAQKESQVKVMEGRLKQTEITSATQNQLLFHMLKEKAEFNPELDALLGNALQELGNVAAENGDDSSSDESATSPSADGNTVPDLMKFCGETKTRNKARRRTTTQMELLYANSEAAPDTGDFSSPVLPLAETPDGVGDFAALSPSFSSKMYSASGPRKPPSAEKRASPAPSPLTRRKTYDKAQAEGDRAKLKEIKQGVIHPVTSSKSRSTSLLQCVHVAEGHSKAVLCVDCTDDLLFTGSKDRSCKVWNLVTGQEIMSLAGHPNNVVSVRYSSSLVFSVSTSYIKVWDIRDSAKCIRTLCSSGQINLGDVCASNTSRTVTIPAGENLINQIALNPNGTVLYAAAGNSVRVWDLRRFASTGKLTGHQGPVMCLTVDHSGNNQDLVITGSKDHYVKLFDVTEGSLGSISPTHNFEPPHYDGIESLVIQGDFFFSGSRDNGIKKWDLDRKDLLQQVPNAHRDWVCALGLVPGSPALLSGCRGGVLKLWHTDTLAGLGELKGHDSPINGIATNASHLFTASDDRTVKIWRARSGGLDGTFEAVDNAADEVASN
- the kif21a gene encoding kinesin-like protein KIF21A isoform X5, with translation MTSGQDESSVRVALRIRPQLAREKIEGCHICTYVMPGEPQVILGKDKSFTYDYVFDMDSQQDAIYQTCTEKLIEGCFEGYNATVFAYGQTGSGKTYTMGTGFDVNIMDDELGIIPRAVHHLYRGIEQRRQAAQEQGSPAPEFKINAQFLELYNEEVLDLFDSVRDGKQKSHIKIHEDANGGIYTVGVTTRTVSSEAEMMQCLKLGALSRTTASTQMNVQSSRSHAIFTIHLCQVRVCASPNNQEDGGGDGGDNRVSNGNGDMDEYETLSAKFHFVDLAGSERLKRTGATGDRAKEGISINCGLLALGNVISALGDRSKRSSHVPYRDSKLTRLLQDSLGGNSQTVMIACISPSDRDFMETLNTLKYANRARNIKNKVVVNQDKASQQISALRTEIARLQMELMEYKTGKRLAGEDGVESFSDMFHENAMLQTENGNLRVRVKAMQETIDVQRARLTQLLSDQANQALARAGEGGTEEIGNMIQSYIKEIEDLRAKLLESEAVNENLRKNLTRASSRQAFYGGPGSFTSSSAPEKETSDIIEMAKKDLEKLKKREKKKKKSISKEDNPDNEQEKSSDKENNVERAGDEADLDGSEHDEGDEEDEEEDEDMEVEDSSDDSDSESDEKENFQADLANITCEIAIKQKLIDELENSQRRLHTLKQQYEQKLMMLQCKIKDTQLERDRVLQNMNSVESGTEDKARKIKTEYERKLSVMNKELQKLQSAQKEHARLLRNQSQYEKQLRKLQMDVSEMKKTKVRLMKQMKEQQEKNRMNESRRNREIASLKKDQRKQEHQLKLLEAQRRQQELILRRKTEEVTALRRQARPTSGKVIRKINLSDANQDLSHRPPSGRTYSGLGAPNGTRSSPRRVGGLYSTRMARNKWQSLERRISDVIMQRMTISNMENDMNRLLKQREELTKRKEKVVKKRERLAREDSEAEKAVVPLNEEVDALAANIDYINDSIADCQANIMQIEETKEEVDTVDVSAVIGSCTLVEARFLLDHFMSMAINKGLQAAQKESQVKVMEGRLKQTEITSATQNQLLFHMLKEKAEFNPELDALLGNALQENGDDSSSDESATSPSADGNTVPDLMKFCGETKTRNKARRRTTTQMELLYANSEAAPDTGDFSSPVLPLAETPDGVGDFAALSPSFSSKMYSASGPRKPPSAEKRASPAPSPLTRRKTYDKAQAEGDRAKLKEIKQGVIHPVTSSKSRSTSLLQCVHVAEGHSKAVLCVDCTDDLLFTGSKDRSCKVWNLVTGQEIMSLAGHPNNVVSVRYSSSLVFSVSTSYIKVWDIRDSAKCIRTLCSSGQINLGDVCASNTSRTVTIPAGENLINQIALNPNGTVLYAAAGNSVRVWDLRRFASTGKLTGHQGPVMCLTVDHSGNNQDLVITGSKDHYVKLFDVTEGSLGSISPTHNFEPPHYDGIESLVIQGDFFFSGSRDNGIKKWDLDRKDLLQQVPNAHRDWVCALGLVPGSPALLSGCRGGVLKLWHTDTLAGLGELKGHDSPINGIATNASHLFTASDDRTVKIWRARSGGLDGTFEAVDNAADEVASN
- the kif21a gene encoding kinesin-like protein KIF21A isoform X3; the protein is MTSGQDESSVRVALRIRPQLAREKIEGCHICTYVMPGEPQVILGKDKSFTYDYVFDMDSQQDAIYQTCTEKLIEGCFEGYNATVFAYGQTGSGKTYTMGTGFDVNIMDDELGIIPRAVHHLYRGIEQRRQAAQEQGSPAPEFKINAQFLELYNEEVLDLFDSVRDGKQKSHIKIHEDANGGIYTVGVTTRTVSSEAEMMQCLKLGALSRTTASTQMNVQSSRSHAIFTIHLCQVRVCASPNNQEDGGGDGGDNRVSNGNGDMDEYETLSAKFHFVDLAGSERLKRTGATGDRAKEGISINCGLLALGNVISALGDRSKRSSHVPYRDSKLTRLLQDSLGGNSQTVMIACISPSDRDFMETLNTLKYANRARNIKNKVVVNQDKASQQISALRTEIARLQMELMEYKTGKRLAGEDGVESFSDMFHENAMLQTENGNLRVRVKAMQETIDVQRARLTQLLSDQANQALARAGEGGTEEIGNMIQSYIKEIEDLRAKLLESEAVNENLRKNLTRASSRQAFYGGPGSFTSSSAPEKETSDIIEMAKKDLEKLKKREKKKKKSISKEDNPDNEQEKSSDKENNVERAGDEADLDGSEHDEGDEEDEEEDEDMEVEDSSDDSDSESDEKENFQADLANITCEIAIKQKLIDELENSQRRLHTLKQQYEQKLMMLQCKIKDTQLERDRVLQNMNSVESGTEDKARKIKTEYERKLSVMNKELQKLQSAQKEHARLLRNQSQYEKQLRKLQMDVSEMKKTKVRLMKQMKEQQEKNRMNESRRNREIASLKKDQRKQEHQLKLLEAQRRQQELILRRKTEEVTALRRQARPTSGKVIRKINLSDANQDLSHRPPSGRTYSGLGAPNGTRSSPRRVGGLYSTRMARNKWQSLERRISDVIMQRMTISNMENDMNRLLKQREELTKRKEKVVKKRERLAREDSEAEKAVVPLNEEVDALAANIDYINDSIADCQANIMQIEETKEEVDTVDVSAVIGSCTLVEARFLLDHFMSMAINKGLQAAQKESQVKVMEGRLKQTEITSATQNQLLFHMLKEKAEFNPELDALLGNALQELGNVAAENGDDSSSDESATSPSADGNTVPDLMKFCGETKTRNKARRRTTTQMELLYANSEAAPDTGDFSSPVLPLAETPDGVGDFAALSPSFSSKMYSASGPRKPPSAEKRASPAPSPLTRRKTYDKAQAEGDRAKLKEIKQGVIHPVTSSKSRSTSLLQCVHVAEGHSKAVLCVDCTDDLLFTGSKDRSCKVWNLVTGQEIMSLAGHPNNVVSVRYSSSLVFSVSTSYIKVWDIRDSAKCIRTLCSSGQINLGDVCASNTSRTVTIPAGENLINQIALNPNGTVLYAAAGNSVRVWDLRRFASTGKLTGHQGPVMCLTVDHSGNNQDLVITGSKDHYVKLFDVTEGSLGSISPTHNFEPPHYDGIESLVIQGDFFFSGSRDNGIKKWDLDRKDLLQQVPNAHRDWVCALGLVPGSPALLSGCRGGVLKLWHTDTLAGLGELKGHDSPINGIATNASHLFTASDDRTVKIWRARSGGLDGTFEAVDNAADEVASN
- the kif21a gene encoding kinesin-like protein KIF21A isoform X2 is translated as MTSGQDESSVRVALRIRPQLAREKIEGCHICTYVMPGEPQVILGKDKSFTYDYVFDMDSQQDAIYQTCTEKLIEGCFEGYNATVFAYGQTGSGKTYTMGTGFDVNIMDDELGIIPRAVHHLYRGIEQRRQAAQEQGSPAPEFKINAQFLELYNEEVLDLFDSVRDGKQKSHIKIHEDANGGIYTVGVTTRTVSSEAEMMQCLKLGALSRTTASTQMNVQSSRSHAIFTIHLCQVRVCASPNNQEDGGGDGGDNRVSNGNGDMDEYETLSAKFHFVDLAGSERLKRTGATGDRAKEGISINCGLLALGNVISALGDRSKRSSHVPYRDSKLTRLLQDSLGGNSQTVMIACISPSDRDFMETLNTLKYANRARNIKNKVVVNQDKASQQISALRTEIARLQMELMEYKTGKRLAGEDGVESFSDMFHENAMLQTENGNLRVRVKAMQETIDVQRARLTQLLSDQANQALARAGEGGTEEIGNMIQSYIKEIEDLRAKLLESEAVNENLRKNLTRASSRQAFYGGPGSFTSSSAPEKETSDIIEMAKKDLEKLKKREKKKKKRLQQLLEERERREEELEEEVAVSISKEDNPDNEQEKSSDKENNVERAGDEADLDGSEHDEGDEEDEEEDEDMEVEDSSDDSDSESDEKENFQADLANITCEIAIKQKLIDELENSQRRLHTLKQQYEQKLMMLQCKIKDTQLERDRVLQNMNSVESGTEDKARKIKTEYERKLSVMNKELQKLQSAQKEHARLLRNQSQYEKQLRKLQMDVSEMKKTKVRLMKQMKEQQEKNRMNESRRNREIASLKKDQRKQEHQLKLLEAQRRQQELILRRKTEEVTALRRQARPTSGKVIRKINLSDANQDLSHRPPSGRTYSGLGAPNGTRSSPRRVGGLYSTRMARNKWQSLERRISDVIMQRMTISNMENDMNRLLKQREELTKRKEKVVKKRERLAREDSEAEKAVVPLNEEVDALAANIDYINDSIADCQANIMQIEETKEEVDTVDVSAVIGSCTLVEARFLLDHFMSMAINKGLQAAQKESQVKVMEGRLKQTEITSATQNQLLFHMLKEKAEFNPELDALLGNALQENGDDSSSDESATSPSADGNTVPDLMKFCGETKTRNKARRRTTTQMELLYANSEAAPDTGDFSSPVLPLAETPDGVGDFAALSPSFSSKMYSASGPRKPPSAEKRASPAPSPLTRRKTYDKAQAEGDRAKLKEIKQGVIHPVTSSKSRSTSLLQCVHVAEGHSKAVLCVDCTDDLLFTGSKDRSCKVWNLVTGQEIMSLAGHPNNVVSVRYSSSLVFSVSTSYIKVWDIRDSAKCIRTLCSSGQINLGDVCASNTSRTVTIPAGENLINQIALNPNGTVLYAAAGNSVRVWDLRRFASTGKLTGHQGPVMCLTVDHSGNNQDLVITGSKDHYVKLFDVTEGSLGSISPTHNFEPPHYDGIESLVIQGDFFFSGSRDNGIKKWDLDRKDLLQQVPNAHRDWVCALGLVPGSPALLSGCRGGVLKLWHTDTLAGLGELKGHDSPINGIATNASHLFTASDDRTVKIWRARSGGLDGTFEAVDNAADEVASN